The following coding sequences lie in one Rutidosis leptorrhynchoides isolate AG116_Rl617_1_P2 chromosome 6, CSIRO_AGI_Rlap_v1, whole genome shotgun sequence genomic window:
- the LOC139852751 gene encoding alkaline/neutral invertase E, chloroplastic, with the protein MAATSEAVLQVLCNLKPRSTQINSLGHKNHRTISAFHYGSNVNDRFRSLSCKCRQIDNVADAINEKIDPFLNVDLSTNGNGALSSTLQTSSISSLEEEAWELLRASMVYYCGNPVGTIAANDPNDSSILNYDQVFIRDFIPSGIAFLLKGEYDIVRNFILHTLQLQSWEKTMDCHSPGQGLMPASFKVRTVPLDGDDSATEDILDPDFGEAAIGRVAPVDSGLWWIILLRAYGKCTGDLSVQERVDVQTGIKMILKLCLADGFDMFPTLLVTDGSCMIDRRMGIHGHPLEIQALFYSALLSAKEMLTREDASADLVTALNNRLVALSFYVREYYWIDMRKLNEIYRYKTEEYSYDAVNKFNIYPDQIPPWLGEWMPNKGGYMIGNLQPAHMDFRFFSLGNLWSIVSSLATSDQSHAILDLYEAKWADLVADMPLKICYPALEGQEWSIITGSDPKNTPWSYHNGGSWPTLLWQLTVASIKLNRPEVAENAVKVAEQRLAKDKWPEYYDTKRARFIGKQAHLYQTWSIAGYVVAKQLLANPDAAKILVNVEDTELVNAFSCMISANPRNKRSRKSINQSFIV; encoded by the exons ATGGCTGCTACTTCAGAAGCTGTTCTTCAAGTCTTATGTAATTTAAAGCCTAGAAGCACGCAAATTAATAGCTTGGGGCACAAAAATCATAGAACTATCTCTGCATTTCACTATGGATCGAATGTAAATGATCGGTTTAGGTCTTTGAGTTGTAAATGCCGCCAGATTGATAACGTTGCTGATGCAATTAACGAAAAAATAGATCCTTTTTTGAACGTTGATTTGTCTACAAATGGAAATGGAGCTTTAAGCAGTACGTTGCAAACGAGTAGCATAAGTTCATTAGAGGAGGAAGCATGGGAGTTATTACGAGCATCCATGGTTTATTATTGTGGTAATCCAGTTGGAACTATTGCAGCTAATGATCCAAATGATTCTAGCATTCTTAATTATGATCAAGTCTTTATTCGTGATTTTATACCCTCTGGAATTGCTTTTCTTTTGAAAGGCGAGTATGATATTGTACGGAACTTCATCTTACATACCCTTCAGTTGCAG AGTTGGGAGAAAACTATGGATTGTCATAGTCCTGGTCAAGGTTTGATGCCTGCTAGTTTCAAGGTGCGTACGGTCCCACTTGATGGTGATGATTCGGCCACTGAAGATATATTGGATCCCGACTTTGGTGAGGCAGCCATTGGTCGTGTGGCACCAGTCGACTCTG GTCTATGGTGGATTATATTGTTACGGGCATATGGGAAATGTACTGGGGACCTTTCTGTTCAAGAAAGAGTTGATGTACAAACTGGAATTAAGATGATTTTAAAGCTTTGTCTTGCTGATGGTTTTGATATGTTCCCAACTCTACTCGTAACTGATGGTTCCTGCATGATAGATAGACGTATGGGTATTCATGGTCATCCGTTAGAAATTCAG GCATTATTCTATTCTGCATTACTCTCGGCAAAGGAGATGTTGACCCGTGAAGATGCATCAGCCGACCTTGTTACCGCTCTTAATAATCGTCTTGTTGCATTATCATTTTACGTGAGAGAATATTATTGGATTGATATGAGAAAGCTTAATGAAATCTACCGTTACAAAACGGAGGAGTATTCTTATGATGCagtaaataaatttaatatataccCGGATCAAATTCCACCGTGGTTAGGCGAATGGATGCCTAATAAAGGAGGTTATATGATTGGAAACTTGCAGCCTGCACACATGGATTTTCGTTTTTTTTCTCTTGGAAATTTGTGGTCTATTGTAAGTAGTCTTGCCACGTCAGATCAATCACACGCTATATTGGATCTTTATGAAGCTAAATGGGCGGATCTTGTTGCTGATATGCCATTAAAGATATGTTATCCTGCTCTTGAAGGTCAAGAATGGAGTATTATTACAGGCAGTGATcctaaaaacac GCCTTGGTCTTACCACAATGGAGGTTCTTGGCCAACTTTACTCTGGCAG CTTACTGTGGCGAGTATCAAGTTGAATAGGCCTGAAGTTGCCGAAAATGCTGTGAAAGTTGCTGAACAACGGTTAGCGAAAGACAAATGGCCCGAATATTATGATACAAAAAGAGCAAGATTCATAGGGAAACAAGCACACCTTTATCAAACATGGTCCATTGCAGGATATGTTGTTGCAAAACAACTACTTGCGAATCCAGATGCTGCTAAGATTCTAGTTAACGTCGAGGATACAGAGCTAGTTAATGCCTTTTCTTGCATGATTAGTGCTAATCCAAGAAACAAACGATCGCGTAAAAGTATTAATCAGAGCTTCATTGTTTGA
- the LOC139856086 gene encoding succinate dehydrogenase assembly factor 1, mitochondrial, with amino-acid sequence MGASRGQKLSGIQKQVLSLYRGFLRTARSKPPENRAQIESIVSAEFRKNSQLIDRKNFLHIEYLLRRGKKQLDQLKTVDSVRSSNVE; translated from the coding sequence ATGGGTGCTTCTAGGGGACAAAAGTTATCCGGGATTCAGAAGCAAGTTCTTTCATTATACCGAGGATTTCTTAGAACTGCTCGTTCAAAACCACCTGAAAACCGAGCCCAGATTGAATCGATTGTATCCGCCGAGTTTCGTAAAAATTCACAACTGATTGATCGAAAGAATTTTCTACACATTGAGTACCTGCTTCGTCGTGGGAAGAAACAACTTGATCAACTTAAGACTGTTGATTCTGTTAGATCATCAAATGTAgaataa